In Macrobrachium rosenbergii isolate ZJJX-2024 chromosome 27, ASM4041242v1, whole genome shotgun sequence, the genomic stretch ATGACAGATGATGATATTCGGACGTATAActactacaaaaattaaaacaactacAAATGACTTGAAACACATATAAGATGACAGATggctctatttttttatatagctaCGATCACTTCAAGAACAACGTCAtaacatactgcattatatactTGTACATTAcccaacagggacaaaaacctgTGTGCAATACTTTTTGAGACTTGAAGAAGCCGACTGTGCAAAACAGAAGctaagggagggagaggaagtatCATTTTTCTCAGCACGACAAATATGTCCACATACGGTTCTCTTACATCTTCTTAAACTGGAGGGAGAGGTGTTTGTTGATAAGCAGCAGTCGGTAACCATTCCGAATCTTGTTCTCTCGCGCCGCAGCTCGTGTTTACAatggttttctttctctctccattggCAGGAGTCTTACTCCTCAAAGCTGTATAGCCTCCTTTTGGTGAGATCATATTGGGATGAGACGACCATGCGCCTTTTCCCCAGCGACCTGtagtagaaaaaaaagaatacaatttaGAGTAACAGACAAAAAAACACTACAGAAATGGACTGTGATAATCATCTACGATCCCAACCAAATCACAAAACGATGGCGTAACGCTGCACAAACTGACAACACTCACCTAAATATTCTGGCCATTTTCGTGTACCAGGAGGCTGGATCAGGTCTAAGCGTTAAACCCAAGATGTGGGTGGTTGGGGTGGTGGCGTCGGCTTTGACTTGCGCTAACTGCTGCTGGCCGTTTTCGCCATCGTCCCAAATCACCGTAAGAACGCACCCTCTGTTGAGCAACAAAATAACACATTAAGACACAAAGGCTACAACTGAGCAATAACTCAGACGGGGGCTGCTCACACTGAATTCATAAAATCAGAATATTCTTTAACTTTTGAGCAAAAATGGACAAATGCAAGAATATTCAATAAACACAATGAGAATTTAGTATAATGTCATTTGAAACAGCACTCACCTCAATCCACAAGGTTCGTCCTTTGCAAAAAAGAGGACATGATCAGCTACTTGGTCCAGTAGATGCGGTGGGAGCAGAATATTGTTTTGAGTATTCGTTCTAACTTCCTCCTCTACTCTTCTTCTGAGGAAAGCTCGAGTGAGGACTTCAGTTGGGTCTTCCAAAGACGTTTCAGTTAAGtctgtagatagagagagaaaaatctataaaattccACCTTCAATATATAACCACTtttgaaaaataccaaatttaatTCGACTTCTGCTTACATTTTTGCCCCAAGACCCACCAAAGTCTTGAAGCATATCCTACGCCCTAGGGAAAATAGACCCAACGATTAAGCAACATCACTGACTACTCCCCTTTAACAAACTATAAAGATACAGAGTTGACTAATCAACCCGAGTGAAAACTCATCGTCCCATCTCACCCTTACGATACACCAAGCAACCATGttttaaccttttcttcttttttttttttttttatctccgacAAGCTGCTTAACCCCCATTTTtcttccctccccattccccgAGGCCCACTTCCCACATACATGGGTGAATGAGGGAGGGTAGGTTGggggatgggagggagagagagagagagggggggggaggaatgggACGCAAACCACAGGGACGACCGCCTAGCAACAGCATACTTTCTACCgattccttccccctccccactagctcccctcttcccccccccccctccccttacaGAATAAAAGCTCTTGACGGGAAAACTTCGATCTCTGACATAACTGAGCTCGATGTTTATCCGTGCTTAGCATAGCTTGAGAATATTACTTCGCCCCATGAttcaaataattacattaaatattGTCGGCGAACTTGATCATACTTGAAAGTTTCAGAAGGGGCTTTCCAAGTTTAAATTGGAATGAACTTAAGCCTTATTTAGCACTATTTACAATATCTACTTGGacattatttgattttacttgGCTAACACTTAcggaaacattataaaaaaagaactggCCTACGAACAAACggaaacagtataaaaaaaaaaaaaaactggcctacgaacaaatataaaatgcaaaccgAACGCTGGTTGGAACAAGCCACGGCATATGCACGGACAACGATCTTAgtaaaatgctatatatatatatatattttttttttcttaaacctaaGGAGCACCTCGCTTAGGCCTATTTAAAAGTagctcagcaaaaaaaaaaaaaaaaaactatcctaaaAAACTTCTTTGCCACAACGATTAGTTAAGCTACAAGTTCCTAAATCGAAGTtctaaattttcccatttttaacatcaaaaacaacactttaaaaatatatatgtactttacgTCCAgttaagagaatttttaaaattttaaattagccTATATACTCTGGCATCACATTCACTAAGCTACAGCACTAACAGAAACTACATTTAATTTACCAACATCAGCTTATGGTACAAAATTTtaagtatcaaaatatatataaaaaaaagggaataattttTGACAGCTCGCAAAACTACTCACGGACTAAAATCTTCTCAATCTCTTACCTTCTTCAGTAGGAAGGGGTCCCAGGAGATCACTCAAAGTTGAGGATGGTGAGGGGGTGAGCACCTTTAGATGAGCCATGGTTTACCGAATATTCACTTCTTCACTAAGAGACGTTCTTCTTGTACGAGCTCAGTTCCTGTCAGTGGCAGCGGTCTCTGTCAGTACCGGGGTAGCTTTGGCTTAACGTCTTCGCTCTTCGGCTTGTGAGCGTTGACTGAGCTTCCCGTTGATCAACACGAGCTATTTCATGCAACTGGACGTTGCCGCTTTCCACGAGAATTTTACCAGAGGTTTTCACTCACCTACGGTATCCTTGGTCACCGGTATGGCCACTCCGCTAAAAGTATAAATACAACGCTATGCCGTTTTACAATCATAATGATTAATTAAACCGACGGTAACTGATACGCGCTTTTCCGACAAACTGAAATGCTTTATTTACTGCTGTCACGCCTATTTGGCAACAAAGAGTTGGCGATACAAAATTGAACGTAACGTTGGATGCCGCAAAATATCGTCATGAGCCGTGAGCGCATGCGCGACCCTCAAGGGCTGGAGTTGGCATCGTAATATGTTAAGCGTTTGCTTTATGCTTTTTATGCACGAAAGTAATCTATTTCTTAACAATCTATTGAactaataattgtaaataaatgaaaatacaatctCCTGATATATAAGCATCCACATTCTCAACGATCTTCGTGGCAAAATTAATCGATCAAAATTTCCTAACAGGCAACATCCTCCCCGGTGTCTTTGTTCACCTCGCTCGGGTGGATGTTAAGAGCCGATATTGAGTCATGCCGgtataagatataaaatacagtattatttaaaaaaaggtgaaaattcgTGTATACATCATTGCTTTTTACATTGGACAAGCGATCTTACCGTAAAAAGTGTCGTCGAAGTTAAAAAATAGCAGCGAGATCCCCTCTCGCgaataaacatttttctcctACAAAgcggaaacaaacaaacaaagagccTGAGATGGAGAAAGGTTACCGGAGACTTCATTTAAAAGGAGTTTCGTAtcgaacaaaaaattatttattttctctccgaAGAAAGCTTTGGCcggttaaaataaattattagacgattatataaaaataatatggtTTTGTGTTTTAAGAGGATAAACAAGAACAGGAAGTGTcatgaattatattattatatatatttactatcgTCTTCTCACTTTGTATTACACTAAtcatgagaatgaaaataaaaataagatacatATTGATTTCTAAAGTTATGAAATTCTTtgactaaaatgaaatataaaatctgcaGTCATTTCGTTGTCCTAAAAATCTATACCGAGATCTTTCGAGAACCTACTGCTCACCTCACTAGAGACTCACAAAAAATTTTGGATGTTATTCTTAATAATTCAGGAAATAATACGAGACCAGTTCGGATTACTATACGCATTGTTCTGCAAATgactttgggaaaaaaaaaactgagattacatacatttcttttacaaCTGAGTTCGATCACGACAGTCCATAGGTCTATAGAGAGATATAAAGTGATGTAAAATTCAAGCTACATagataattattgaatatttaaattaGATTTGGGAGCtttcaaatagaaaaataatcacgAAATTCAAACGACTTCACGCATTTTGCGTACGTGATAGATTAATGCGATATCTATGTCTACCCAGGGTGAGaagagacacacatacatacacacgcacacagacaaacAACCAAATCTAAAACTCGCCAGTAGTGACTTGGATAACAATGAAGTATTATGCTCTTATCATTTTGGTTTTCTTCCACAAACTTCCTAATAAAAACCCACCAAATGGTAATAATCTTCAGGTAACGTAACGATTTGTGTTTCTCAAAGTGTCAGACATGACTCACTTCGATATGGTGAATCGCACGTAccgactggaggaggaggaggaggaggaggaggaggagagggagagagagagagagagagagagagagagagagagagagagagagtctttttcttatacttatttctaacattttaccaaaaattctgtctacataacacaaataaatttacaaatgaatattaGTTGAACTTTCACAAAAAATCAACCGTTTGGCCTAAACACACCAAATTTAAATCGTACAAAACCAGTCATGAACAAGTGTCATGCGCTCTTCCGTATTCCCAGCTTATGAATACCATTTATTATCACTGTTAATAACCTCATTAACCTCATGATCCACGTCAAAAGAAGTTAATTACACTACGTTGCCAAGTGAGCTTTCACAGAATGCCGTGGCCTCTTAAAATGAACCAGTTCCCCAAAAACCGCAAAAATGATTCGCCCAAATAAGTAAAACGCAATTGAAAGGAGGAAATGGTGAATATGCAGGTTTAAGGTACAGTCTCGTCCGCTTGAATGtaggaaggaaataaagaagcaACGACTGTTTTTTTAGGTTAAATCTGACAATAACTGAGATTTAGGCATTAGGTCAATTCGGATGATGTATAATTCGTAGTGcacagttactctctctcttacatttgaCTCTCtatagaacatacatacatatacatatatattttttatattgtttttcggCTGCCTCCTCTTTTCGtcataaattcctctctctctcttctcttctctctctctctctctctctctctctctctctctctctctctctctctctctctatatatatatatatatatatatatatctcttctcttCAATTTGATTCGTCTTTTCAGCTACCTCTTCTTCGTcataaactcctctctctctctctctctctctctctctctctctctctctctctctctatatatatatatatatatatatatatatatatatatatatatatatttccttcaattttattcgtcttttcagctgctctctctctctctctctctctctctctctctctctctctctctccctctctccccgtGGTTTTGAATGAGTGGATGCTGcgcagaacaaaataaaaaaaagcgaaaaaatatttatgatagttGATATTTTTATGGTGAGAAAACTTACTGTTCTGGCACTCCGTGTGACCAAAGTGAAAGGGCAGGATGTCCATGACTAGGAAGGACaaagaattattgttattgtttttggcGTGACTCACTTACGCCAAGGATTGCTGTGTGTGTGGATAAAATCGAATAAGTCTTGAGGAAAATCTGcgatgataaaaatgtaattggtCCAAGAATGAAAGCGAAAGGACGTTCCCAAAACACACAAATCACTGACGGTTGAGCTTTGAGAGTTGGAAAGGGTGGATGTGCTAGGTGACTTGAATGtgaaggtaggtaggtaggtgacAGAGGAAGAGATGGCCAAGTTGGTGGGTTTGGAGTGCATATAAAGAATAACTGAGAAGTCttctttaaaattaactctgaaaAGGCTTGACAGAGGGGAATAGGTCTACTGTATAAGGTTCCAAAAGACAATTTTCACAATTAAACATCTCAAAGAGAAATTGGTGAGGGAAATGCTATTGAgactaacagtatatatatatatatatatatatatatatatatatatatatatatatatatatataatgtataaatatatttgccatATTTGCATTCCCCTGGAAGTGGTGGCTCCATAAAGCACTAACATATCTGATTCTCAATAAGTCTGTTAGGGTACTATTAGCTCCACCTTCCTCTTCACCAAAACTGCGACCACCACAGCCAACTAAGTCCCTGGTACCTACTCACTGCCTGCGTTCACAAGGACAAAATGTGGTCTCTGGCTGATGTAGCGAGGTTTCTAACCACTTCTAAACACGGACATAAATCATCAGAGTGAAGTTCTTTGAGCCACTTTTTCTCTGCAGCCGCCGTCAATATAGAAAATATGCGCATGGCTAATCATTCACGGTATACAATAACACCTTGTTAGGGTAATTGAATACATTTCGCAATTACATGAAGCAAGAGAGCATGTTATTACGTTCATTCTTATtgtgtgaggtgtgtgtgtgtgtgtctgagagagagagagagagagagagagagagagagagagagagagagagagagagagagagaagaacacatTAATTTTGGCCATTCTGTCTTTGTCTGCAGAAAGAATATGAGATATAATCTAACAAAAATGAACAAGCTTTCGACCATATtatttaaacacaaacaaaaaatatgtgtAGTCGTgtatttagaaaaatgtaaaacacaCTTTAAGTTTTACaatcaaaagtaaaatgccatCCTTACTTCGATAAATCTCTGGTTATGCTAGTGACGGAATGATCaagattcatttttcattaaatcattttttcctataataatttTAAACGGAAATGACTCAAATATCCCGGGGAACGTTTCCCTCTCCGGAACgttctatggagagagagagagagagagagagagagagagagagagagagagagagcgtcctcCGATCAGTCAGTAGACGGCTGCCGGCGAGCCAATCGGCAGCCAGCATGCCGCTCCTGGTAGGGGGGGTTacagaaggggggggggcggcagaGAAAAGGCGGTAAATATGAACGGAAAGAGACGTATTATGGAAACtctatttttttcaaactttatttatttacttcttaaatAGGAATCTTTTGTCATTCATTATCTGGTAACACGTTTATTTTGGTCGTATAATAAATGGAcgtattattcataaaaaactggTTTTCTCTGACAGTTGAAGCGCTAAAACTGGATGATTAAATCATCGTTaccgcctgcctctctctctctctctctctctctctctctctctctcctgtcaagaggaatgaaaatctttcccttatatatatatatatatatatatatatatatatatatatatatatatatatatatatatatatatatatatatatatatatatattaattacattgtttatttattatatatataatatatataatttatatatatatatatatattacatttgtttatttattacaataaagcgAATATACCACCTTCATGCAAACTTgaggtatataaaagaaaataaaacacttcaatcaatactctctctctctctctctctctctctctctctctctctcttggatgttACATGTGTCACAAGGCGAtactaaaatgaaatgtaatatttttcttattatgtaaaagaaatgtaatacttttctaataaaagaaaaaaaaatctgagaagctggtaaaaaatttcaagatgagagagagagagagagagagagagagagagagagagagagagagagagagctctccagttcccattctctctctctcgttcccatTCTCTTCCCAATCCTCTCCCAACGGAACGTTCTCGATAGTGAGAAAGATTCCTACAACAGCGGATCACAGCCAGGCA encodes the following:
- the LOC136853671 gene encoding protein scylla-like, whose translation is MAHLKVLTPSPSSTLSDLLGPLPTEEDLTETSLEDPTEVLTRAFLRRRVEEEVRTNTQNNILLPPHLLDQVADHVLFFAKDEPCGLRGCVLTVIWDDGENGQQQLAQVKADATTPTTHILGLTLRPDPASWYTKMARIFRSLGKRRMVVSSQYDLTKRRLYSFEE